A DNA window from Thalassospiraceae bacterium LMO-JJ14 contains the following coding sequences:
- a CDS encoding N-acetylneuraminate synthase family protein: MIIKDRRLNSQGFSWQSLYAKDEREQNGFLQGFQVHTPSSFYGDGVFIIAEVGNNHEGDFALAQEMVGLAAETGVDAVKFQTIVPERFVKRSDEPRFSTLKKFEFSYDQFSQLSKQAHAAGLKFMSTPFDLESAAFLGSICDAIKIASSDNTFYALIEEAAKTTLPLVISTGLANEAEIRIAVRTVDDIWDGKRLPIDLGLLHCVSNYPTDPVNANIAAISTIAKNFPRRTPGYSDHTIGIDAAKLAVGAGARIIEKHFTIANDHSDFRDHQLSADPRTMKRLVEEIRAAEAMLGDGQIEMADCEKDIAPQIRRSIVAARRLEGGHTVGRDDLNWTRPGTGMPPGREQDIIGRKLKSPMAEGDPFTPSNLI; encoded by the coding sequence ATGATCATCAAAGATCGGCGGTTAAATTCACAAGGTTTTTCGTGGCAATCGCTTTATGCTAAGGACGAGCGAGAGCAGAACGGCTTTTTGCAAGGGTTTCAGGTGCACACTCCATCTTCATTTTATGGCGACGGCGTCTTCATTATCGCCGAAGTCGGCAACAATCACGAAGGCGACTTCGCCCTTGCCCAGGAAATGGTCGGACTCGCCGCCGAAACCGGTGTCGATGCGGTCAAATTCCAGACCATCGTCCCCGAGCGCTTCGTCAAACGCAGCGACGAGCCGCGCTTTTCCACACTCAAGAAGTTCGAATTCAGCTACGACCAGTTCAGTCAGCTTTCAAAACAGGCCCATGCGGCCGGTCTCAAATTCATGTCGACACCTTTCGACCTGGAAAGCGCGGCCTTCCTCGGCAGCATCTGCGATGCAATCAAGATCGCATCCAGCGACAACACCTTCTATGCCTTGATCGAAGAAGCGGCGAAAACGACACTGCCGCTGGTGATCTCGACCGGACTTGCGAACGAGGCGGAAATCCGCATCGCCGTTAGGACCGTCGATGATATCTGGGACGGCAAGCGGCTGCCGATTGATCTCGGGCTTTTGCATTGCGTAAGCAATTACCCTACCGACCCCGTGAACGCCAATATCGCCGCCATATCCACAATCGCGAAAAATTTCCCCAGGCGCACACCCGGTTATTCCGATCACACCATTGGTATTGATGCGGCGAAGCTTGCCGTAGGCGCTGGTGCCAGGATCATCGAAAAGCATTTCACCATCGCCAACGATCATTCCGACTTCCGCGACCATCAGTTATCCGCCGACCCCCGGACCATGAAACGGCTGGTCGAGGAAATCCGTGCCGCAGAAGCCATGCTCGGGGACGGGCAGATCGAAATGGCGGATTGCGAAAAGGACATTGCGCCACAGATCCGGCGTTCCATCGTCGCTGCGCGCAGGCTCGAGGGCGGTCATACAGTCGGCCGCGACGACCTGAACTGGACCCGTCCCGGCACCGGCATGCCCCCCGGCCGGGAGCAGGATATCATCGGCCGGAAGCTCAAGTCGCCGATGGCCGAGGGCGATCCTTTCACACCCAGCAACCTGATCTGA
- a CDS encoding NTP transferase domain-containing protein, with protein sequence MSTVCIIQARHTSTRLPGKMILPLCGVPVIEHIINRARSVTEIDRICVTIPEGDAQAPLADFLARFKDVHISRGPEEHLLTRFAIAADETGADIVVRLWGDCPAIDPAVIRRLLGTFSHEGADWAYLSGKSGYPLGYECQAIRAAALQSANREAVDPADLEYLHSYFDKFPERFSKSDIRRPGFTGDTASALQMLLDTHEDYRNLQAIFATLYPGNPMFGLSEVEALAAREPSLFAAPS encoded by the coding sequence ATGAGCACTGTTTGCATCATACAGGCGCGCCATACCTCAACCCGTTTGCCGGGCAAGATGATCCTGCCGCTCTGTGGCGTGCCGGTCATTGAACACATCATCAACCGTGCACGCAGCGTTACAGAAATCGACCGCATCTGCGTGACGATCCCCGAAGGAGACGCCCAAGCGCCGTTGGCCGACTTCCTTGCTCGGTTCAAAGATGTCCACATCTCACGCGGACCCGAGGAACACCTGCTGACCCGCTTTGCCATCGCCGCAGATGAAACCGGCGCCGATATCGTCGTCAGGCTTTGGGGCGATTGTCCGGCCATCGATCCTGCCGTCATCCGCCGACTGCTCGGGACTTTCTCGCATGAAGGCGCGGACTGGGCATATCTGAGCGGTAAAAGCGGCTATCCGCTCGGATACGAATGCCAGGCGATCCGTGCCGCCGCGCTGCAATCGGCGAACCGGGAAGCCGTTGATCCCGCCGACCTTGAATACCTGCATTCCTATTTCGACAAGTTTCCCGAACGATTTTCAAAATCCGATATACGCAGACCCGGCTTTACCGGCGATACGGCAAGTGCGTTGCAGATGCTTCTGGACACGCATGAAGATTATCGGAATTTACAAGCCATCTTTGCTACACTTTACCCGGGCAATCCGATGTTCGGATTGTCCGAAGTCGAGGCTCTGGCGGCGAGGGAACCGTCACTTTTTGCCGCGCCATCTTAA
- a CDS encoding DegT/DnrJ/EryC1/StrS family aminotransferase, with translation MNNPAAKYNIPFGRPWIEDEDRDAVMRVLQGHILTHGPECKGFEDEWVAMMGGGYAASTSSCMASLHLAWLDLGVGPGDEVIVPAMTHAATVHAVALCGATPVFVDCEAGSGNMTAEAIEAAITEKTKGIGIVHYIGIPCDMPKIMAVADAAGLPVVEDCAIAVGSRIDGVHVGLFGHVGCFSFYPVKHITTCEGGMIVSKDEETVARIAKFRAFSVDRTHSERKVPGIYDVADIGMNYRMSEMQGALGRVQIRKIPEILKRRKANFEALKAGLEKLGSIRVIDDMDPRFTNTHYCLIAVLEGSLAARRDDTILALQSMGVGTSVYYPHPVSRLTAYNKRYGYTPGRYANAELISDTSIALPVGPHLKTDDMKDIAEALGIVING, from the coding sequence ATGAACAATCCTGCTGCAAAATACAACATTCCCTTCGGCCGGCCGTGGATCGAGGATGAGGACCGCGACGCCGTCATGCGGGTGCTGCAAGGCCACATTCTGACGCACGGTCCGGAATGCAAGGGGTTCGAGGATGAATGGGTTGCCATGATGGGCGGCGGTTATGCTGCGTCCACGTCGTCGTGCATGGCATCGCTGCACCTGGCGTGGCTCGATCTCGGTGTCGGTCCGGGCGATGAGGTAATCGTTCCCGCCATGACGCACGCGGCAACCGTGCACGCAGTGGCGTTGTGCGGCGCCACGCCGGTCTTCGTCGACTGTGAGGCCGGATCGGGCAACATGACGGCGGAGGCGATCGAAGCTGCTATTACGGAAAAGACCAAAGGCATAGGCATCGTGCATTATATCGGCATCCCCTGCGACATGCCGAAAATCATGGCCGTGGCGGACGCCGCCGGTTTGCCGGTAGTCGAGGATTGCGCCATCGCGGTCGGCTCAAGGATCGACGGCGTGCACGTCGGCCTGTTCGGTCACGTCGGCTGCTTTTCGTTTTATCCGGTCAAGCACATCACCACCTGCGAAGGCGGCATGATCGTTTCCAAGGATGAAGAAACCGTGGCGCGCATCGCCAAGTTCCGCGCCTTCAGCGTCGACCGCACCCATTCAGAGCGCAAGGTCCCCGGCATCTACGATGTCGCCGACATCGGCATGAATTACCGGATGAGCGAAATGCAGGGCGCACTCGGACGTGTGCAGATCAGAAAAATCCCGGAGATCCTCAAACGCCGCAAAGCTAACTTCGAGGCGTTGAAGGCCGGACTGGAAAAACTTGGTTCTATCCGCGTTATCGATGATATGGATCCCCGTTTCACCAACACCCATTATTGCCTGATTGCGGTCCTGGAAGGCAGCCTTGCCGCACGCCGCGACGACACCATACTGGCACTGCAAAGCATGGGTGTCGGCACCAGCGTTTATTATCCGCACCCTGTGTCGCGGCTCACAGCTTATAATAAACGCTACGGTTATACTCCGGGGCGTTATGCAAACGCGGAGTTGATTAGCGACACGTCCATCGCGTTACCGGTCGGGCCGCACCTGAAGACGGATGATATGAAAGATATTGCCGAGGCTCTCGGCATAGTCATCAACGGCTAA
- a CDS encoding long-chain fatty acid--CoA ligase, which produces MFDLAAVIDLPPFSMAQPDKDSLFGEALGDLTRHHYAGCGQYRRILDALGFDPSVMHTTREYPYLPVRLFKDFELMSVPPADIVKTLTSSGTSGQAVSKIFLDQTAAVMQTKVLSKIVGDFIGPQRLPMLVIDSASVVKDRRHFSARGAGIIGFSMFGRDVTYALDENMALDMAAIEAFSEKHKGGPVLLFGFTSIVFLHLIEALAEKGLKLPFEQGILIHGGGWKKLADIAVDNDAFKARLADVTGIERVHNYYGMVEQTGSIFMECEAGRLHSSIFSDIVIRGNDFSECGQGEKGLVELVSLLPSSYPGHVLITEDIGEWLGVDDCPCGRLGKTFAIHGRVRQAEVRGCSDTFTS; this is translated from the coding sequence ATGTTTGATCTTGCCGCCGTCATTGATCTGCCGCCATTTTCAATGGCCCAACCGGACAAGGACAGCCTGTTCGGCGAGGCGCTTGGCGATCTGACGCGCCATCATTACGCAGGGTGCGGGCAATATCGGCGTATCCTCGATGCACTCGGGTTCGATCCGTCGGTTATGCATACGACGCGCGAATATCCATATCTTCCGGTTCGCCTGTTCAAGGATTTCGAGCTGATGAGCGTGCCGCCTGCCGATATCGTCAAAACCCTGACGTCGTCCGGCACATCCGGACAAGCAGTCTCGAAAATATTTCTCGATCAAACGGCGGCAGTCATGCAGACCAAGGTTCTGTCGAAGATCGTCGGTGATTTCATCGGTCCGCAACGCTTGCCGATGCTGGTGATCGATTCCGCTTCGGTGGTCAAGGACCGCCGGCATTTTTCAGCACGGGGGGCGGGGATCATCGGGTTTTCCATGTTCGGGCGCGATGTGACCTATGCCCTAGATGAAAACATGGCGCTGGATATGGCCGCGATCGAAGCGTTTTCTGAGAAGCACAAAGGCGGACCGGTACTGCTTTTCGGCTTTACGTCGATCGTCTTTCTGCACCTGATCGAAGCGCTGGCGGAGAAGGGACTGAAGCTGCCCTTCGAACAAGGCATTCTGATACATGGCGGCGGCTGGAAGAAGTTGGCCGACATCGCCGTGGACAATGACGCTTTCAAGGCGCGCCTGGCCGACGTTACCGGGATCGAGCGGGTGCATAATTACTACGGCATGGTCGAACAGACGGGCTCGATTTTCATGGAATGCGAAGCCGGGCGTCTGCACAGCTCGATCTTTTCCGATATCGTGATCCGGGGGAACGATTTCTCGGAATGCGGACAGGGCGAAAAAGGGCTCGTCGAATTGGTCTCGCTGCTGCCGTCCAGTTATCCAGGCCATGTCCTGATTACGGAAGACATCGGCGAATGGCTCGGTGTTGACGACTGCCCATGCGGCAGGCTCGGCAAGACATTTGCTATTCATGGCCGTGTGCGCCAAGCAGAAGTAAGGGGGTGCAGTGATACGTTCACTTCCTGA
- a CDS encoding radical SAM protein, with amino-acid sequence MRLLDKPRVLEKFKSFHDAVRKNDGKIGTKQRGIDVNVNNACNLRCEHCFTNSPKGDHVKEVLSPEKIYEIADQADELGIFEWDLQGGELLLQPDLLFEVIEAIRPSRFYLYLTTNGYFLDAPMAERLAKAGVNRVSVSIDSMDPEEHDRFRGRKDSWRRAMEALEHVKNAGMAPYMNITVGHYNALSEDVKLLMEYSKDKRYTTLVNVATPAGMWHQMSEIMVDDEDKAHLIEMRKKYKNVLRNLWDPFDRNYEAVLGCNTVNRLYVTPIGDVLACPYVHIKIGNVFENTLKEISDFGFRIKYFREHSSKCLAGEDQDFVNNFLRKEKTTIFKPSLAEDIFAEEDFLQVPAE; translated from the coding sequence ATGCGACTACTAGACAAGCCGCGCGTGCTTGAAAAATTCAAATCCTTTCATGACGCCGTTCGCAAGAACGATGGCAAAATCGGCACCAAACAACGAGGCATCGACGTCAACGTAAACAATGCGTGCAATTTACGTTGCGAGCACTGTTTCACGAACTCGCCCAAGGGCGACCACGTCAAAGAGGTGCTGTCACCTGAAAAGATTTACGAGATTGCCGATCAGGCCGATGAACTGGGCATCTTTGAATGGGATCTGCAGGGCGGTGAGCTGCTGCTGCAACCCGATCTTTTGTTCGAGGTCATCGAAGCCATCCGGCCGAGCCGGTTTTATCTGTATCTGACGACGAACGGATATTTCCTGGATGCGCCGATGGCCGAACGTCTGGCCAAGGCCGGCGTCAATCGCGTCTCCGTCAGTATCGACAGCATGGATCCGGAAGAGCACGACCGGTTCCGCGGTCGCAAGGATTCCTGGCGCCGTGCCATGGAAGCCCTCGAGCACGTCAAGAATGCGGGTATGGCGCCGTACATGAACATCACGGTCGGCCACTACAACGCGCTTTCTGAAGACGTAAAGCTGCTGATGGAGTATTCCAAGGACAAGCGCTACACGACGCTGGTCAATGTCGCGACGCCTGCTGGCATGTGGCACCAGATGTCTGAAATCATGGTCGACGATGAAGACAAGGCGCACCTGATCGAAATGCGTAAAAAGTATAAGAACGTGCTGCGCAATCTGTGGGATCCGTTTGACCGCAACTACGAAGCCGTCCTCGGATGCAATACCGTCAACCGCCTTTACGTCACCCCCATCGGCGATGTGCTGGCGTGTCCGTACGTGCATATCAAGATCGGCAATGTGTTCGAAAATACACTGAAGGAAATTTCCGATTTCGGATTCCGTATCAAGTATTTCAGGGAACATTCGAGCAAATGCCTGGCCGGTGAGGATCAGGATTTTGTGAACAATTTCCTGCGCAAAGAGAAAACGACGATTTTCAAGCCATCTCTTGCCGAAGACATTTTCGCGGAGGAAGATTTTCTTCAAGTGCCGGCCGAGTAG
- a CDS encoding acyl-CoA reductase yields the protein MIRSLPDEGVDYLVGGPSLSARPRPPFDALACEFIGALSKLLRGRAATKAYPDLATFAFWCREANLTRLKQAYDDGQVRLGRGLAFHIAPSNVPVNFAFSLVMGLLAGNANVVRVPSALAPQAIALIDAIRDVLSEDRFAELAQETAIVSYPRGSAITAGFSALADARVIWGGDATVNEIRAIPAASRCMDLCFGDRYSLCVLNAESVLSLPDEDMNRLARNFFNDTYVLDQNACSSPQIVIWTGDNPDAAGERFWPAVRQYVGRTYELEAGQAVDKLVATMSSVINVNEVTHIVSDGIDVVRLNLNALPAELETARGRYGMFFEYTVAALDDIVDAIRPKFQTLTYFGFSKDELSSFVVGQRLVGFDRLVPVGRALEMDLVWDGNDIVRQLSRVISIL from the coding sequence GTGATACGTTCACTTCCTGATGAAGGCGTCGATTACCTTGTAGGCGGCCCGTCTCTGTCGGCGCGGCCGCGTCCGCCGTTCGATGCGCTGGCGTGTGAATTCATAGGCGCGCTTTCGAAGCTGCTACGCGGGCGCGCCGCGACCAAGGCCTATCCCGATCTGGCGACATTTGCGTTTTGGTGCCGCGAGGCAAACCTCACGCGTCTGAAACAGGCATACGATGACGGACAGGTTCGCCTTGGCCGGGGGCTTGCGTTTCACATCGCACCCTCGAATGTGCCGGTGAATTTCGCATTCTCACTCGTCATGGGGCTGTTGGCCGGGAATGCCAACGTTGTCCGGGTGCCGTCGGCACTTGCGCCACAGGCAATTGCCCTGATCGACGCCATTCGCGATGTGCTGAGCGAAGACCGTTTTGCCGAACTTGCGCAGGAAACGGCAATTGTCAGCTATCCGCGCGGCAGCGCAATCACGGCCGGCTTTTCCGCGCTTGCCGATGCCCGCGTCATTTGGGGCGGCGATGCGACGGTGAATGAAATCCGCGCTATCCCCGCCGCCAGCCGGTGCATGGATCTGTGCTTTGGCGACCGCTATTCATTGTGTGTGCTGAATGCCGAAAGCGTTCTGAGCTTGCCTGATGAGGATATGAACCGTCTGGCCCGCAATTTTTTCAATGACACCTATGTACTGGATCAGAATGCCTGTTCATCTCCACAGATCGTTATCTGGACGGGCGATAATCCGGATGCCGCCGGTGAACGGTTCTGGCCGGCGGTGAGACAGTATGTAGGTAGGACTTATGAACTTGAGGCGGGACAGGCGGTCGACAAGCTGGTGGCGACGATGTCCTCTGTCATCAACGTCAACGAAGTAACGCATATCGTCAGCGACGGTATAGATGTGGTGCGGCTGAATTTGAATGCGTTGCCGGCTGAGCTTGAGACGGCGCGCGGGCGGTACGGAATGTTTTTCGAGTACACGGTTGCGGCGCTCGACGATATCGTCGATGCCATTCGCCCGAAGTTCCAGACCTTGACGTATTTTGGTTTCTCCAAGGACGAACTGTCATCGTTCGTTGTCGGCCAGCGGCTTGTCGGTTTCGATCGTCTGGTGCCTGTCGGCCGGGCGCTGGAGATGGATCTGGTCTGGGACGGCAATGATATCGTTCGCCAGCTTTCACGTGTGATCAGTATTTTATAA
- a CDS encoding AMP-binding protein — protein MRKSIFDAFERWPDAIALIDRGVQSSYRTLKARGDEIARHVAPETLTLVLCRNETDCVAAYTGLMRAGRAQMLVHHTIKANQLLGIIDAFRPEYLFLPDDAAKSFADAAVIAHFGGYQLVAGATKGGGAPHDDLAVLLSTSGTTGSHNFVRLSFDNIHANTQQINEYLGITPAERTITTMPMSYSYGLSILNTHLSAGASVVLTEDGIMARSFWDTFHASAITSFGGVPFIYELLKKLRFAKMDISGLRYITQAGGRMPIDLMHDMIDTCAEKGVLFVAMYGQTEATARISYVPAARARDKAGSIGIAIPGGRMWLADESGDEISAPGTAGELMYEGANVSMGYAVSRADLGRGDDNRGVIATGDIAVRDEDGYMSIVGRKKRFLKIYGHRVNLDEIERQLCAAGFDCACVGEDGHMQVYVADGGAVTKVGDLIGEITTLHPRGYSVSEIDVLPRNSAGKIAYPKLPAGGDGARYV, from the coding sequence ATGCGGAAATCGATTTTTGATGCTTTCGAGCGCTGGCCAGACGCAATCGCCTTAATTGATCGTGGTGTTCAGTCCTCATATCGTACGCTCAAAGCAAGGGGCGATGAAATTGCGCGCCATGTCGCGCCCGAAACCCTGACGCTCGTTCTGTGCCGAAATGAAACGGATTGCGTTGCGGCCTACACCGGTCTGATGCGGGCCGGGCGCGCGCAGATGCTGGTGCATCATACGATCAAGGCGAACCAGCTTCTGGGGATTATTGACGCCTTCAGGCCGGAGTATCTCTTCTTGCCGGATGATGCGGCCAAAAGCTTTGCCGATGCTGCGGTGATCGCACATTTTGGCGGCTATCAGCTCGTTGCCGGTGCCACCAAGGGGGGCGGGGCGCCGCACGATGATCTGGCCGTGCTGCTTTCGACATCGGGGACCACCGGCAGTCATAATTTCGTCCGCCTGTCCTTTGACAACATCCATGCGAATACGCAACAGATCAACGAGTATCTGGGGATCACGCCCGCAGAGCGCACGATCACGACCATGCCGATGAGCTATTCGTACGGTCTTTCGATCCTGAATACGCATCTGTCCGCCGGTGCGTCGGTGGTGCTGACAGAAGACGGGATCATGGCGCGCTCCTTCTGGGATACGTTTCATGCCAGCGCCATTACAAGTTTTGGCGGCGTTCCATTCATTTATGAGCTATTGAAAAAGCTCAGGTTCGCAAAGATGGACATATCGGGCTTGCGTTATATCACGCAGGCCGGGGGACGGATGCCAATCGATCTTATGCATGACATGATCGATACGTGCGCGGAAAAGGGGGTGCTATTCGTGGCGATGTATGGCCAGACCGAAGCGACGGCCCGGATTTCCTATGTCCCGGCGGCGCGTGCCCGCGACAAGGCGGGGAGTATCGGCATCGCCATTCCGGGTGGCCGGATGTGGCTTGCAGACGAATCCGGCGATGAGATATCTGCGCCAGGCACGGCAGGCGAGCTGATGTACGAAGGGGCCAACGTCAGCATGGGCTATGCGGTTAGCCGCGCCGATCTTGGCCGGGGGGATGACAATCGGGGTGTCATCGCAACGGGGGATATCGCCGTTCGTGATGAAGACGGCTACATGAGTATCGTCGGGCGCAAGAAGAGGTTTCTGAAAATATACGGCCATCGCGTCAACCTGGACGAGATCGAGCGCCAGCTTTGTGCCGCCGGGTTCGATTGCGCGTGTGTCGGCGAAGATGGGCATATGCAGGTCTATGTCGCAGATGGCGGCGCGGTCACGAAAGTCGGTGACCTGATCGGTGAAATCACGACCCTGCACCCGCGTGGTTACAGTGTGTCTGAAATCGATGTGCTGCCGCGCAACAGCGCCGGGAAAATAGCGTATCCGAAATTACCGGCCGGCGGAGATGGCGCACGATATGTTTGA
- a CDS encoding Gfo/Idh/MocA family oxidoreductase — protein sequence MGVAVLGLGVGEQHAVAFNADPRTEIRWLIDLDKARASDVQSRIGAGQTTSALNTALDDPAVDIVSIASFDHMHTGQVLQCLEAGKHVFVEKPLCRTADELSSIIKAWQAAGQPNLASNLVLRDADLYRWLASEIAAGNLGRIYAIDGDYLYGRLEKITEGWRKDVPDYSVIEGGGIHLIDLMLMLSGERPTSVNCIGNRIASDGTGFNYDDFMAATYTFPSGLIGRITANFGCVHRHHHVLRVFGTEATFIYDDAGPRLHKTCEENRRAEPVVQNPLPASKGALIPAFIDAIESGADPAPQAYREFDLIRAVAATDTAHANHATQNIEYDT from the coding sequence ATGGGCGTTGCCGTGCTTGGCCTCGGCGTCGGCGAGCAGCATGCGGTTGCCTTCAATGCAGACCCGCGCACGGAAATCCGCTGGCTGATCGATCTCGATAAGGCGCGGGCGAGTGACGTGCAATCCCGTATCGGTGCCGGTCAGACCACAAGCGCGCTGAATACAGCGCTTGACGATCCCGCCGTCGATATCGTCTCCATCGCCAGCTTCGATCACATGCATACCGGACAAGTCTTACAGTGCCTTGAAGCGGGCAAGCATGTCTTTGTCGAAAAGCCGCTGTGCCGCACGGCGGATGAGCTTTCATCGATCATCAAGGCATGGCAGGCGGCCGGGCAACCGAATCTGGCGTCCAACCTCGTGCTGCGCGACGCCGATTTGTACCGATGGCTGGCCAGCGAGATTGCCGCCGGCAATCTGGGCCGTATCTATGCCATCGACGGCGATTACCTGTACGGGCGCCTTGAAAAGATTACCGAAGGCTGGCGCAAGGATGTGCCGGATTATTCGGTGATCGAAGGTGGTGGAATTCACCTGATCGATCTGATGCTGATGCTCTCGGGCGAACGTCCGACGAGTGTGAATTGTATCGGTAACCGCATCGCCAGCGACGGCACCGGCTTCAACTACGATGACTTCATGGCCGCGACCTATACCTTCCCTTCCGGGTTGATCGGGCGCATCACGGCGAATTTCGGCTGCGTGCACAGGCACCATCATGTGCTGCGCGTATTCGGCACCGAGGCGACCTTCATATACGACGATGCCGGACCGCGGTTACACAAGACCTGCGAAGAGAACAGACGCGCCGAGCCCGTTGTGCAAAACCCGCTGCCCGCGTCCAAGGGCGCCTTGATCCCGGCCTTTATCGACGCCATCGAAAGCGGGGCAGATCCGGCACCGCAGGCCTACCGGGAGTTCGATCTGATCCGCGCCGTCGCCGCCACCGACACCGCACACGCCAATCATGCAACCCAGAACATCGAGTACGATACATGA
- the asnB gene encoding asparagine synthase (glutamine-hydrolyzing), with protein MCGIAGAFGPQPTDAQRIHGALASMRHRGPDAEAAANYTLGENHISLLHTRLAIIDLDPRANQPFERDGIALTYNGEIYNYVELRDELTSLGHSFSTASDTEVLIEAYREWGPAFLDRLDGMWAFALFDRTTSELILSRDRFGEKPLYTWFVGDTLYFASEIKTLTALVGRKPPVNTEQLRRYLVNGYKCLGKSGQTYFEGVSALPSGSCAIMQTPARPAPAPYWRLAMDTRETSFEDAVAHAKSLLIRAVETRMRADVPLAFCLSGGVDSATLAAIAAKNMGHDIHCFSIIDSDERYDESANIDIMVRHLDCRHHRVQTSTEGFFERLRAQVAAHDAPVVTISYYMHAFLSEAIAENGYKIAISGTAADEIFTGYYDHYSMWLAAMHDTPGVDFEALVGAWKSGMGAFVQNPGLQDPLCFVKNPDQRDHITLDRALFSSFLTEPFSESWSEDNYTDALLRNRMANELFTEAVPVILNEDDLNSMMFSIENRSPFLDRALVEYLYSVPARHLMGGGYAKRILREIGAGIVPDQVRLDTRKRGFNASINSLVDRNDPETREILLSESPIFDIVKRSAIEEFLNGDMASNSFSKFLFSFISSKLFLETQAQ; from the coding sequence ATGTGTGGCATCGCCGGTGCGTTCGGCCCCCAGCCCACCGACGCCCAGCGCATCCACGGCGCGCTCGCCAGCATGCGTCATCGGGGCCCGGATGCCGAAGCGGCGGCAAATTATACGCTCGGCGAAAACCATATCAGCCTGCTGCATACCCGCCTCGCCATCATTGATCTTGATCCCCGCGCCAACCAGCCGTTTGAACGCGACGGCATCGCACTGACCTACAACGGCGAAATCTATAACTACGTCGAACTTCGCGATGAGCTGACCTCGCTCGGACATAGTTTCAGCACAGCATCAGATACCGAGGTACTTATCGAAGCCTATAGGGAATGGGGGCCTGCGTTTCTCGACCGGCTCGACGGTATGTGGGCGTTCGCGCTTTTCGATCGTACTACCTCGGAGCTGATCTTGAGCCGTGACCGTTTCGGCGAAAAACCGCTCTATACGTGGTTTGTCGGCGACACGCTCTATTTCGCCTCGGAAATCAAAACGCTGACGGCACTGGTGGGACGCAAACCACCGGTCAATACGGAACAACTGCGCCGCTATCTCGTCAACGGATACAAGTGCCTGGGCAAAAGCGGGCAGACATATTTCGAAGGCGTGAGTGCATTGCCCAGCGGCAGTTGCGCAATCATGCAAACCCCGGCACGACCGGCCCCGGCGCCTTATTGGCGGCTTGCCATGGACACCCGCGAGACCTCATTCGAAGATGCCGTCGCTCATGCCAAAAGCCTGCTTATCCGCGCTGTCGAAACCCGGATGCGTGCCGATGTACCGCTTGCCTTCTGCCTTTCCGGCGGTGTCGATTCTGCAACGCTCGCCGCCATTGCGGCCAAGAACATGGGCCACGACATTCATTGTTTCTCGATCATCGACAGTGATGAACGTTATGACGAAAGCGCCAACATAGACATCATGGTCCGGCATCTCGACTGCCGGCATCACCGGGTCCAAACATCGACGGAAGGATTTTTCGAGCGGCTCAGAGCGCAGGTTGCGGCTCATGACGCGCCCGTCGTCACCATCAGCTATTACATGCATGCGTTCCTGTCCGAAGCGATTGCCGAGAACGGTTACAAAATCGCCATTTCCGGCACGGCTGCGGATGAAATCTTCACTGGCTATTACGATCATTATTCGATGTGGCTGGCGGCGATGCATGACACCCCCGGCGTGGACTTCGAGGCCCTGGTCGGTGCTTGGAAATCGGGTATGGGCGCCTTTGTTCAGAACCCGGGGCTTCAGGACCCGTTATGCTTCGTCAAGAACCCCGACCAGCGCGATCACATTACGCTCGACCGCGCGCTTTTTTCCTCGTTTCTGACTGAACCGTTTTCCGAATCCTGGTCGGAAGACAACTATACCGATGCACTGCTCAGAAACCGCATGGCGAACGAATTGTTCACCGAAGCCGTTCCTGTGATTTTGAACGAGGACGATCTGAACTCGATGATGTTCTCGATCGAGAACCGCTCGCCATTCCTAGACCGGGCGCTGGTCGAATATCTGTACTCGGTGCCGGCACGCCATCTCATGGGAGGTGGCTATGCAAAACGCATCCTGCGCGAAATCGGCGCCGGGATCGTTCCCGATCAGGTCCGTCTTGATACCCGAAAGCGCGGCTTCAATGCCTCGATCAACTCGCTTGTCGACCGGAATGACCCGGAAACCCGGGAAATTCTGCTCAGCGAGAGCCCGATCTTCGACATCGTCAAACGTAGCGCCATCGAAGAATTCCTGAACGGCGACATGGCATCCAACAGCTTCTCGAAATTCCTTTTCAGCTTTATCTCGTCAAAGCTGTTCCTGGAAACCCAGGCACAATGA